One region of Agelaius phoeniceus isolate bAgePho1 chromosome W unlocalized genomic scaffold, bAgePho1.hap1 SUPER_W_unloc_1, whole genome shotgun sequence genomic DNA includes:
- the LOC143692510 gene encoding olfactory receptor 14A16-like has translation MSNSSSIRHFLLLALADTRQLQLLHFCLLLGISLAALLGNGLIISAVACGHHLHTPMFFFLLNLALADLGSICTTVPKAMHNSLWDTSNISYTGCAAQLFFFLFFISAEFYLLTIMCYDRYMSICKPLHYGTLLGSRACAHMAAAAWASAFLHALMHTANTFSLPLCHGNALGQFFCEIPQILKLSCSHSNLREVGLIAVSSCLSFGCFVFIVFSYVQIFRAVLRIPSEQGRHKAFSTCLPHLAVVSLFLSSVIFAHLKPPSMSSPSLNLALSVLYSVVPPALNPLIYSLRNQELKAAVWTLMTGWLQKH, from the coding sequence ATGtcgaacagcagctccatcaggcacttcctgctgctggcattggcagacacgcggcagctgcagctcctgcacttctgcctcttgctgggcatctccctggctgccctcctgggcaacggcctcatcatcagcgccgtagcctgcggccaccacctgcacacgcccatgttcttcttcctgctcaacctggccctcgctgacctgggctccatctgcaccactgtccccaaagccatgcacaattccctctgggacaccagcaacatctcctacactggatgcgctgcacagctctttttcttcctgttcttcatctcagcagagttttatttgctgaccatcatgtgctacgaccgctacatgtccatctgcaaacccctgcactacgggaccctcctgggcagcagagcttgtgcccacatggcagcagctgcctgggccagtgcctttctccatgctctcatgcacacagccaatacattttccctgcccctgtgccatggcaatgccctgggtcagttcttctgtgaaatcccacagatcctcaagctctcctgctcacactcaaacCTCAGGGAAGTGGGGCTCATTGCTGTTAGCTCCTGTTTatcatttggctgttttgtgttcattgttttctcctatgtgcagattttcagggctgtgctgaggatcccctctgagcagggacggcacaaagccttttccacctgcctccctcacctggctgtcgtctccctgttcctcagcagtgttatctttgctcacctgaagcccccctccatgtcctccccatccctgaatctggccctgtcagttctgtactcggtggtgcctccagccctgaaccccctcatctacagcctgaggaaccaggagctcaaggctgcagtgtggacactgatgactggatggttacagaaacattaa